From a region of the Synchiropus splendidus isolate RoL2022-P1 chromosome 12, RoL_Sspl_1.0, whole genome shotgun sequence genome:
- the LOC128768741 gene encoding cholecystokinin-like, whose translation MNVVIYVCVFLVALSSGSLSLPSQSMSQQVQGEALVSDNLPMPTFNQTRQVRSARAPPSERLSYNQAQEEADTRNKLSQLLARLISRKGSPAQTRTSITSRASGLSPAHRIMDRDYTGWMDFGRRSAEEY comes from the exons ATGAATGTAGttatctatgtgtgtgtgttcctggtgGCTCTGTCCAGCGGCTCCCTGAGTCTCCCCTCACAATCCATG TCACAGCAGGTGCAGGGCGAGGCTCTGGTGTCGGACAACCTTCCCATGCCCACCTTCAACCAGACCCGCCAGGTGCGCTCGGCTCGAGCTCCCCCCTCAGAGCGCCTCAGCTACAACCAAGCCCAGGAAGAGGCAGACACCCGCAACAAACTCAGCCAGCTCCTGGCCAGACTGATCTCCAGaaaag GATCTCCCgcccagaccagaacctccatcACCAGCAGAGCCAGTGGTCTTTCCCCCGCCCACAGAATAATGGACAGGGACTACACGGGCTGGATGGACTTTGGAAGACGTAGCGCAGAAGAGTACTAG